The following are encoded together in the Saliniramus fredricksonii genome:
- the purN gene encoding phosphoribosylglycinamide formyltransferase, which yields MSAGKRTAILISGRGSNMLSLLEAARAPGYPAQITLVLSNRPDAAGLARARETGIATCALDHKAFPDREAFEQAMDAALVEAGIELVCLAGFMRVLTPWFVRRWEGRMINIHPSLLPLFRGTRTHEQALEAGMRVHGCTVHFVVSELDAGPIIAQACVPVHPDDDPAALAARVLVEEHRVYPQALAEVASGRAVLHEGRCVFRDA from the coding sequence ATGAGCGCCGGCAAACGCACCGCAATCCTGATTTCCGGGCGCGGCTCCAACATGCTCTCGCTGCTGGAGGCAGCGCGCGCGCCCGGCTACCCGGCGCAGATCACCCTCGTCCTCTCGAACCGCCCCGATGCTGCCGGTCTGGCGCGGGCGCGCGAGACGGGCATTGCCACCTGCGCGCTCGATCACAAGGCTTTTCCCGATCGGGAAGCTTTCGAGCAGGCCATGGATGCGGCGCTGGTGGAGGCGGGTATCGAGCTCGTCTGCCTCGCCGGTTTCATGCGCGTACTGACGCCGTGGTTCGTGCGCCGCTGGGAAGGGCGGATGATCAACATTCACCCCTCGCTGCTGCCGCTGTTTCGCGGAACGCGCACGCATGAGCAGGCCCTCGAGGCCGGGATGCGCGTGCATGGCTGCACCGTGCATTTCGTCGTATCCGAACTCGATGCCGGCCCGATCATCGCCCAGGCCTGCGTGCCGGTGCATCCCGATGACGACCCGGCGGCGCTGGCGGCACGCGTTCTGGTTGAGGAGCATCGGGTTTATCCACAGGCTCTCGCCGAGGTCGCCTCGGGCCGGGCGGTCTTGCATGAAGGGCGCTGCGTCTTTCGTGACGCGTGA
- a CDS encoding PAS domain-containing protein yields the protein MKHAATRMLFSYWDSLRGERAAPERGEVEPGEIRHILADTFILEIEEEVCRFRLAGTRICALFGRELKNSPFTALWDPATPDDGNRQIEIVTRETAGIVSGLVGHTARGDTLDMELILLPLRHRGRTQARVLGALSPALIPHWIGFDNLSHLSLNSMRVIWPIGRTETREFARDDDPVERRRRFVVHQGGRG from the coding sequence ATGAAACATGCCGCGACCCGGATGCTCTTTTCCTACTGGGACTCGCTGCGCGGAGAGCGCGCTGCGCCGGAACGCGGTGAGGTCGAGCCCGGCGAGATCCGCCATATCCTGGCCGACACCTTCATTCTCGAAATCGAGGAGGAGGTCTGCCGCTTCCGGCTCGCCGGAACGCGCATCTGCGCGTTGTTCGGGCGTGAGCTCAAAAACTCCCCCTTCACCGCCCTTTGGGATCCCGCGACGCCGGATGACGGCAATCGCCAGATCGAGATCGTCACCCGGGAAACCGCCGGTATCGTCTCCGGCCTCGTCGGCCATACAGCCCGCGGCGACACGCTCGACATGGAGTTGATCCTCCTGCCGCTGCGCCATCGCGGACGCACCCAGGCTCGCGTGCTGGGGGCGCTTTCCCCGGCGCTGATCCCGCACTGGATCGGCTTCGACAATCTCAGCCATCTGAGCCTGAATTCAATGCGCGTGATCTGGCCGATCGGACGCACGGAAACCCGGGAATTCGCCCGCGACGACGATCCGGTCGAGCGCCGCCGTCGCTTCGTGGTGCACCAGGGCGGGCGCGGCTGA
- a CDS encoding DUF4170 domain-containing protein produces MSEVTTTKKQLLHLVFGGELTGVEEVQFHNLDELDIVGIYPDYASAYAVWKAKAQSTVDNAQMRYFIVHLHRLLDPPQP; encoded by the coding sequence ATGAGCGAAGTCACGACGACCAAGAAACAACTGCTTCATCTCGTCTTCGGCGGTGAACTGACCGGCGTCGAGGAGGTGCAGTTCCACAATCTGGATGAGCTCGACATCGTCGGCATCTATCCCGATTACGCCAGTGCCTATGCCGTGTGGAAGGCGAAGGCGCAATCGACCGTCGACAATGCGCAGATGCGTTATTTCATCGTGCATCTGCATCGCCTGCTCGATCCGCCGCAGCCCTGA
- a CDS encoding DUF2232 domain-containing protein, which produces MTSYIAPGVLAGLASAILISLIGVGTGLAVALVLLAPIPVIIVTLAFDHRSGLVAGMIGAVAITAVHGTLFGGFGYFLTTALPAWWLGYLALLGRTGADGKTEWYPLGRLLAWIAGTGALTYFGSSVLSGFDFEAYSRNTREMAEAVLRIQTDTPEDVALPDFGELPGEQVAARLAGALPIFAAQGFTVILTLYIWLGAKIVSASGRLLRPWPEIARTVMPREALYTLFAVSLAAIFLDGFTGVLATALAGAFLMAFALQGLAAVHEMSQGRSGRGFILVLTYLMVLLSQGLVFLPLIMFGLTDTALGIRERMRANASGRNKGGSPPLS; this is translated from the coding sequence ATGACGAGCTATATTGCACCAGGCGTTCTGGCCGGGTTGGCTTCGGCGATACTGATTTCCCTGATCGGTGTCGGCACCGGGCTGGCCGTGGCGCTGGTGCTGCTCGCCCCCATCCCGGTAATCATCGTCACCCTCGCCTTCGACCACCGCTCCGGCCTTGTCGCAGGCATGATCGGTGCGGTTGCGATCACCGCCGTGCATGGCACTCTGTTCGGTGGCTTCGGCTATTTCCTGACCACCGCGCTCCCGGCCTGGTGGCTCGGCTATCTCGCGCTGCTCGGGCGGACCGGCGCCGACGGCAAGACGGAATGGTATCCGCTCGGGCGGTTGCTGGCCTGGATCGCCGGCACCGGGGCGCTGACCTATTTCGGCTCGTCCGTCCTGAGCGGATTCGATTTCGAAGCCTATAGCCGCAACACCCGCGAGATGGCGGAAGCCGTCCTGCGCATCCAGACGGATACACCCGAAGACGTCGCCCTGCCCGATTTCGGGGAGCTTCCCGGAGAACAGGTCGCCGCGCGCCTGGCCGGCGCGTTGCCGATCTTTGCTGCGCAGGGCTTCACCGTCATCCTGACCCTGTATATCTGGCTGGGCGCGAAGATCGTCTCGGCTTCGGGGCGCCTGTTGCGCCCCTGGCCGGAAATCGCGCGCACGGTGATGCCGCGCGAAGCGCTCTACACGCTGTTTGCGGTGAGTCTCGCCGCGATCTTTCTGGACGGGTTCACCGGCGTGCTCGCCACGGCCCTGGCCGGCGCCTTCCTGATGGCCTTTGCCCTGCAAGGGCTCGCGGCCGTTCACGAGATGAGCCAGGGGCGCTCCGGGCGCGGTTTCATTCTCGTCCTGACCTATCTCATGGTCCTGCTCAGCCAGGGCCTCGTCTTTCTGCCGCTGATCATGTTCGGCCTTACCGATACGGCGCTCGGCATCCGCGAGCGGATGCGCGCCAATGCCTCGGGCCGCAACAAGGGTGGCAGTCCGCCTCTTTCTTAA
- a CDS encoding exopolysaccharide biosynthesis protein, which translates to MLRTSDILVRLSTSTTGERITLFEIVARIRARAFGVLLILFAAPNALPMPPGFSTFSAIFILLVAIQLMVGRTALWIPRRLGYKSVSRQHLDRVIAWIVPKLRRIERWSKPRYIRLTRQNARRPLGILIIILALIMALPIPIIGNVPPAIAIILMGFGMLERDGIWVGAGVAIALIDIAVIVALGFGFATIGMAIYDGLPLPF; encoded by the coding sequence TTGCTCAGAACTTCCGATATCCTCGTCCGGCTCTCCACCTCGACGACCGGTGAGCGCATCACCCTGTTCGAGATCGTCGCGCGGATCCGCGCGCGCGCCTTCGGTGTGCTGCTGATCCTCTTCGCTGCCCCCAATGCCCTGCCGATGCCGCCGGGTTTCTCGACATTCTCCGCGATCTTCATACTGCTCGTGGCAATCCAGCTCATGGTCGGGCGTACGGCGCTGTGGATACCCCGGCGACTCGGCTACAAATCGGTCTCGCGGCAGCATCTCGACCGCGTGATCGCCTGGATCGTCCCGAAGCTTCGGCGGATCGAGCGCTGGAGCAAGCCCCGCTATATCAGGCTCACCCGCCAGAATGCGCGCCGTCCCCTGGGTATTCTCATCATCATCCTGGCCCTGATCATGGCATTGCCAATTCCGATCATCGGTAACGTGCCGCCGGCGATCGCGATTATCCTGATGGGTTTCGGCATGTTGGAGCGCGACGGGATCTGGGTCGGGGCGGGTGTTGCGATCGCACTGATCGACATCGCCGTCATCGTCGCGCTGGGCTTCGGTTTCGCCACGATCGGGATGGCGATCTACGACGGTCTGCCCCTCCCTTTCTGA
- a CDS encoding PilZ domain-containing protein produces MGAAEARADTEKAVPAYRSDRRRFARVKVSLLGRYMLANRQEYPCQSADFSPGGVALVAPVIGAIGERVVCYFEHIGRIEGQIVRHTDTGFAITINATPRKRDKLASQLTWLANRHELGLPEDRRHERIVPIHKNVTLRLDEGFDVEGKLIDVSLSGAGIALDVRPAIGLGVVVGNTPARVVRHFPDGIAVQFNLPLAADRFDENIIL; encoded by the coding sequence ATGGGTGCGGCAGAAGCGAGAGCAGACACGGAGAAGGCGGTTCCGGCATACCGCTCCGACCGGCGTCGTTTCGCGCGCGTGAAGGTTTCCCTGCTCGGACGCTACATGCTGGCGAACCGGCAGGAATACCCTTGTCAGAGCGCTGATTTCTCGCCCGGTGGCGTCGCGCTCGTCGCGCCGGTGATCGGCGCGATCGGTGAACGGGTGGTCTGCTATTTCGAGCATATCGGCCGTATCGAAGGCCAGATCGTGCGCCATACCGATACGGGCTTTGCCATCACCATCAATGCCACACCGCGCAAGCGCGACAAGCTCGCCTCGCAACTGACCTGGCTGGCCAACCGGCACGAGCTTGGCCTGCCCGAGGATCGCCGCCACGAGCGCATCGTTCCGATCCACAAGAACGTGACGCTGCGCCTCGACGAAGGCTTCGACGTCGAAGGCAAATTGATCGACGTATCGCTTTCCGGCGCCGGCATCGCGCTGGATGTGCGCCCGGCGATCGGGCTCGGTGTCGTGGTCGGCAACACCCCCGCCCGCGTGGTGCGCCATTTTCCCGACGGGATCGCCGTGCAGTTCAACCTGCCGCTCGCGGCCGACAGGTTCGACGAAAACATCATTCTGTAA
- a CDS encoding helix-turn-helix domain-containing protein, with product MNSEDGVTHVTPADGNVFADLGFDEQEARDLQARSRAIIEEKLAIKISLMEELHAWKKREKLNQAEAAVILGISRPRVSDVMRKKTQNFTIDALADMIMRTGRKVHVSIGS from the coding sequence ATGAATTCCGAGGATGGTGTGACGCATGTCACGCCCGCCGACGGCAACGTGTTTGCCGATCTCGGCTTTGATGAGCAGGAAGCACGGGATCTGCAAGCCCGGTCCCGGGCGATCATCGAGGAGAAGCTGGCCATCAAGATTTCGCTGATGGAAGAGCTTCACGCCTGGAAAAAGCGCGAAAAACTGAACCAGGCGGAAGCGGCTGTCATTCTGGGCATTTCGCGGCCTCGTGTGTCGGACGTCATGCGCAAGAAGACACAGAACTTTACCATTGATGCCTTGGCGGACATGATCATGCGGACTGGCCGGAAGGTGCATGTCTCGATTGGATCATGA
- a CDS encoding 3'(2'),5'-bisphosphate nucleotidase CysQ, translated as MVFSTDDTAYRIAALADPLREAAREAGAIAQGYFRPGEKTSARIWSKDGGSPVTEADVSVDAFLKIRLSQLLPEAAWLSEETADNDRRIGARLVWIVDPIDGTRAFLSGHRDWSVAIALLLDDAPVLGVVHAPALDTLYEAQAGAGARANGAAITVSSTADLRRAGISGPQPMIDAMIRRVGGMTPLAKVPSLALRLARVAAGDIDVALVSRNARDWDLAAADLILREAGGCVSDMSGTDPRYNAENPVHGALVAASSILHPRLIEAMTGAAEQSRAV; from the coding sequence ATGGTGTTCTCGACAGACGATACCGCATACCGCATCGCTGCGCTTGCCGATCCCCTGCGCGAGGCTGCGCGGGAAGCCGGTGCGATCGCGCAGGGCTATTTCCGGCCCGGTGAGAAGACGAGCGCGCGGATCTGGTCGAAGGATGGCGGCTCGCCCGTCACCGAGGCTGACGTCTCCGTCGATGCCTTCCTCAAGATCCGGCTCTCGCAGCTTCTGCCGGAAGCCGCCTGGCTCTCGGAGGAGACGGCGGATAACGACCGGCGCATCGGTGCGCGCCTCGTCTGGATCGTCGATCCGATCGACGGAACCCGCGCCTTCCTCTCCGGCCATCGGGACTGGTCCGTCGCCATCGCGCTGCTGCTGGATGATGCGCCCGTTCTCGGCGTGGTGCACGCGCCCGCGCTCGACACGCTGTACGAGGCGCAGGCCGGCGCGGGTGCGCGTGCCAATGGCGCTGCGATCACCGTTTCATCAACAGCCGATCTGCGCCGGGCCGGCATATCCGGGCCGCAGCCCATGATCGATGCGATGATCCGGCGGGTCGGCGGCATGACGCCGCTGGCCAAGGTCCCCTCGCTCGCATTGCGGCTGGCACGTGTCGCGGCGGGTGATATTGACGTGGCACTGGTGTCGCGCAATGCCCGCGACTGGGATCTCGCCGCCGCCGATCTCATCCTGCGCGAGGCGGGCGGATGCGTCTCCGACATGAGCGGCACCGATCCGCGCTACAATGCGGAAAATCCCGTCCATGGCGCGTTGGTTGCCGCCTCATCGATCTTGCATCCGCGGCTGATTGAGGCCATGACGGGGGCCGCTGAACAGAGCCGCGCGGTCTGA
- the rpsF gene encoding 30S ribosomal protein S6, with amino-acid sequence MPLYEHVFLARQDISSQQVEALVDTFKGVIETNGGKVEKVEGWGLKTLAYRIKKNRKAHFTLLNLDAPPAAVKEMERQMGINEDILRFMTIKVEALDPEPSAMVQKRDRDDRRDRGDRPDRGDRPDRGDRPDRGERRRPEETSREG; translated from the coding sequence ATGCCTCTTTATGAGCACGTCTTCCTTGCGCGACAGGATATCTCGTCGCAGCAGGTGGAAGCTCTCGTGGACACGTTCAAGGGTGTCATCGAGACCAATGGCGGCAAGGTCGAGAAGGTCGAGGGCTGGGGCCTGAAGACGCTCGCCTACCGCATCAAGAAGAACCGCAAGGCGCATTTTACCCTGCTCAATCTCGACGCCCCCCCGGCGGCGGTGAAGGAGATGGAGCGGCAGATGGGCATCAACGAGGACATCCTGCGCTTCATGACCATCAAGGTCGAAGCGCTCGACCCCGAGCCCTCCGCCATGGTGCAGAAGCGTGACCGCGACGACCGCCGTGATCGCGGCGACCGCCCTGACCGCGGCGACCGCCCTGATCGTGGTGACCGCCCTGATCGCGGCGAGCGTCGTCGCCCCGAAGAAACCAGCCGGGAGGGTTGA
- a CDS encoding putative bifunctional diguanylate cyclase/phosphodiesterase, with product MSQKAFQPATDSSALMARMFWWAAILILGTVAFGAGVVLTISRAANEDARLQEMRQIHEELAARADQHARQVSAIMRMQVDQAGGPDEREELFMQLAPHVSVGGIVTTEGGGISWVDRRIFAGAGRNAGVDAALAVSSMFDAEVAMADEGSNLRMVDGRLVYLGFARLTDDRYLIGLDMRSIEGELTAPGMPPLSGMRVGHGSPESLPEHMAAISMEDIATGESLQIVWEPARPGDMLAKRIGYAAIPPLAVTALLFVLVVANTRRVARNLAESHARAESLAGQDPLSGLPNRLLFGQTLDLSLKGLDNQIRAGAQGEGFALMFLDLDRFKEVNDAYGHQAGDALILQVAQRLQRLLERGDTLARFGGDEFAVLQMGVGCDEDARALAARILHALSEAFTIAGNRVNIGISIGIALAPRDSCDRETLMRMADTALYEAKSEGRNRSAFFHREMDDALQMRKLVAEDLRRAIAENELTIHYQPIFSADGRNVVSLEALVRWPHPTKGMISPAKFVPLAEQSGLVIPLGEWVVRRVCEDGKRWPGVRIAVNVSPIQFRQRNFVEGVISVVEEAGFDPGRLELELTEGVVVEDADAAEIVMARLRDYGFPLALDDFGTGYSSLIYLRRFAFDKIKIDQSFLESLDEMGESAILVHSIVHLGRALGLKVTAEGVETPEQHRFLMALGCHEMQGFLFSRPICADEVDRLLGTTPRRLPGRRITAA from the coding sequence ATGTCACAAAAAGCCTTCCAGCCAGCAACCGATTCCTCAGCCTTGATGGCCCGCATGTTCTGGTGGGCCGCCATTCTGATCCTGGGGACAGTGGCCTTCGGCGCCGGTGTGGTCCTCACGATCAGTCGTGCCGCGAACGAGGATGCCCGGCTTCAGGAGATGCGGCAGATTCACGAGGAGCTCGCCGCCCGGGCCGACCAACATGCCCGGCAAGTCTCCGCGATCATGCGGATGCAGGTCGATCAAGCCGGGGGCCCAGACGAGCGCGAAGAACTGTTCATGCAGCTTGCGCCGCATGTGAGTGTCGGCGGGATCGTTACCACCGAAGGCGGCGGTATTTCCTGGGTCGACCGGCGAATCTTCGCCGGCGCAGGGCGCAATGCGGGCGTGGATGCAGCCCTGGCAGTCAGTTCCATGTTCGATGCCGAAGTGGCGATGGCGGATGAGGGCAGCAATCTGCGCATGGTTGACGGGAGACTGGTTTATCTGGGTTTCGCCAGGCTCACGGACGACCGCTACCTCATCGGGCTGGATATGCGCAGCATCGAGGGGGAATTGACCGCACCGGGCATGCCGCCTCTATCCGGAATGCGCGTCGGGCACGGGTCACCTGAAAGCCTGCCCGAGCACATGGCTGCCATCTCCATGGAAGATATCGCCACCGGCGAGAGCCTGCAGATCGTCTGGGAGCCCGCGCGTCCGGGCGACATGCTCGCGAAGCGGATCGGCTATGCCGCAATACCACCGCTTGCGGTCACGGCATTGCTCTTCGTGCTGGTGGTGGCCAATACGCGGCGTGTCGCGCGGAACCTGGCCGAATCGCATGCGCGCGCCGAATCGCTTGCGGGTCAGGATCCTCTTTCCGGGCTACCAAACCGGCTGCTCTTCGGCCAGACGCTCGACCTCTCCTTGAAAGGGCTCGACAATCAGATCCGCGCCGGCGCGCAGGGGGAGGGCTTCGCGCTGATGTTCCTCGACCTCGACCGTTTCAAGGAAGTCAATGACGCCTATGGCCACCAGGCCGGCGACGCATTGATCCTCCAGGTGGCGCAGCGCTTGCAGAGATTGTTGGAACGCGGCGACACACTCGCGCGTTTCGGCGGTGACGAATTCGCGGTCTTGCAGATGGGCGTTGGTTGCGACGAGGATGCGCGTGCGCTCGCCGCGCGGATTCTGCACGCGCTTTCGGAGGCCTTCACGATTGCGGGCAACCGCGTGAATATCGGCATATCGATCGGGATCGCACTCGCGCCGCGCGATTCATGCGATCGAGAGACGCTGATGCGCATGGCGGATACGGCACTCTACGAAGCCAAGAGCGAGGGGCGCAACCGCAGCGCCTTCTTCCACCGCGAGATGGATGATGCGCTGCAGATGCGCAAGCTGGTCGCCGAAGATCTGCGGCGCGCCATCGCGGAGAACGAACTCACGATTCATTACCAGCCCATCTTCTCGGCGGATGGGCGGAACGTGGTTTCCCTGGAGGCGCTGGTGCGCTGGCCCCACCCGACCAAGGGCATGATCTCACCGGCGAAATTCGTTCCTCTCGCGGAACAGAGCGGCCTTGTGATCCCGTTGGGCGAGTGGGTCGTGCGCCGCGTCTGCGAGGATGGCAAACGCTGGCCCGGTGTGCGGATCGCCGTGAACGTCTCGCCGATCCAGTTCCGGCAGCGCAATTTCGTCGAAGGCGTGATCAGCGTGGTCGAGGAGGCAGGTTTCGATCCCGGGCGGCTCGAACTGGAACTCACCGAGGGTGTCGTCGTGGAAGATGCGGATGCAGCCGAGATCGTCATGGCGCGGCTGCGTGATTACGGTTTCCCGCTCGCCCTGGACGATTTCGGCACGGGGTATTCGTCGCTGATCTATCTGCGCCGGTTTGCCTTCGACAAGATCAAGATCGACCAGTCCTTCCTCGAGAGCCTGGATGAAATGGGCGAGTCGGCCATTCTGGTGCATTCCATCGTCCATCTCGGGCGGGCGCTGGGGTTGAAAGTGACGGCGGAAGGGGTGGAGACGCCCGAGCAGCATCGTTTCCTGATGGCGCTGGGATGCCATGAAATGCAGGGTTTCCTGTTCTCGCGCCCGATCTGTGCCGATGAGGTCGATCGCTTGCTCGGCACCACACCGCGCCGGCTGCCCGGGCGTCGCATCACGGCGGCGTGA
- the rplI gene encoding 50S ribosomal protein L9, whose amino-acid sequence MDVILLERVPKLGQMGEVVKVRNGYARNFLLPQGKALRASKANREHFEAQRAQLEARNLERRKEAEGVAGKLDGQTFAIIRQAGETGVLYGSVATRDIAEVVTENGFSVGRNQIELNQAIKNLGLHAVKVQLHPEVEITITMNVARSLDEAERQARGEDVTAREAFDLDELGLEVGAALEEDVEEARPRGEAAEAGEGEDNKQN is encoded by the coding sequence ATGGATGTCATCCTCTTGGAACGCGTGCCCAAGCTCGGCCAGATGGGCGAAGTGGTGAAGGTTCGCAACGGTTACGCCCGCAATTTCCTTCTGCCCCAGGGCAAGGCCCTGCGCGCCAGCAAGGCCAATCGCGAGCATTTCGAGGCGCAGCGCGCCCAGCTCGAGGCCCGCAATCTCGAACGCCGCAAGGAGGCCGAAGGTGTTGCCGGCAAGCTCGACGGGCAGACTTTCGCCATCATCCGCCAGGCTGGCGAGACGGGCGTGCTCTATGGTTCGGTCGCGACCCGCGATATCGCGGAAGTCGTCACCGAGAACGGCTTCTCCGTCGGTCGCAACCAGATCGAGCTGAACCAGGCGATCAAGAATCTCGGCCTGCACGCGGTCAAGGTGCAGCTGCATCCGGAAGTCGAGATCACCATCACCATGAACGTCGCCCGTTCGCTCGATGAAGCCGAACGTCAGGCACGCGGTGAAGACGTCACGGCCCGCGAGGCCTTCGATCTCGACGAGCTCGGCCTCGAAGTCGGCGCGGCGCTCGAAGAAGACGTCGAGGAAGCCCGCCCCCGCGGCGAGGCTGCCGAGGCCGGTGAAGGCGAAGACAACAAGCAGAACTGA
- the rpsR gene encoding 30S ribosomal protein S18 — MALGNAGARRPFFRRRKTCPFSGANAPAIDYKDVKLLSRYISERGKIVPSRITAVSAKKQRELSKAIKRARLLGLLPFVIK, encoded by the coding sequence ATGGCACTCGGTAATGCTGGCGCCCGTCGCCCCTTCTTCCGCCGTCGCAAGACCTGCCCGTTCTCCGGCGCCAATGCTCCGGCGATCGACTACAAGGACGTGAAGCTGCTTTCGCGCTACATCTCCGAACGCGGCAAGATCGTGCCCTCGCGCATCACGGCGGTCTCCGCCAAGAAGCAGCGCGAGCTGTCCAAGGCGATCAAGCGCGCGCGCCTGCTGGGGCTTCTGCCCTTCGTGATCAAGTAA
- a CDS encoding rhomboid family intramembrane serine protease: protein MQPHPLSPPPPPREPLFHLPRIIIVICVVLLGIHLVLSLTGSQFEVEMIFRFGFVPGSWTLWLNPAAEEAIFERLTGGGALDPRALSLMRMVLVEAPNSVFGPLSYALLHGSWSHVLLNVFWLAAFGTPVARRLGEGRFLLLCLLTALGGTLAHWLTNMHDFTPMVGASAVVSGMMGAAAWFVFTRTPHGGGLIDAHAHLRPRETLPEMLRNQRTMVFFGIWFALNFLFGVGAGPLGISEGGVAWQAHIGGFLVGLVLLPRIDPRG from the coding sequence ATGCAGCCTCATCCGCTATCTCCGCCGCCGCCGCCGCGCGAACCACTGTTTCACCTGCCGCGCATCATCATCGTGATCTGTGTCGTCCTGCTCGGGATTCATCTCGTGCTGTCGCTGACCGGTTCGCAATTCGAGGTCGAGATGATCTTCCGCTTCGGTTTCGTGCCGGGCAGCTGGACTCTCTGGCTCAACCCTGCGGCTGAAGAGGCGATCTTCGAGCGGCTGACCGGTGGCGGCGCGCTCGATCCGCGCGCATTGAGCCTCATGCGCATGGTGCTCGTCGAGGCGCCCAACTCGGTCTTCGGGCCGCTGAGCTATGCGCTGCTGCACGGATCCTGGTCGCATGTCCTGCTCAACGTGTTCTGGCTGGCAGCGTTCGGTACGCCCGTGGCGCGACGGCTGGGTGAGGGGCGGTTTCTGCTGCTCTGCCTGCTGACGGCTTTGGGTGGAACGCTCGCACACTGGCTCACGAACATGCATGATTTCACGCCGATGGTCGGCGCTTCCGCTGTCGTGTCCGGCATGATGGGGGCAGCTGCGTGGTTCGTCTTCACGCGCACGCCCCACGGAGGTGGCCTGATCGATGCGCACGCGCATCTGCGACCGCGCGAGACCCTGCCGGAAATGCTGCGCAACCAGCGCACGATGGTTTTCTTCGGAATCTGGTTCGCTCTGAACTTTCTCTTCGGTGTCGGCGCCGGGCCGCTCGGCATCAGCGAAGGCGGTGTCGCCTGGCAGGCTCATATCGGCGGCTTCCTCGTCGGGCTCGTCTTGCTGCCGCGAATCGATCCGCGCGGGTGA